A region of Lichenibacterium dinghuense DNA encodes the following proteins:
- a CDS encoding DUF3768 domain-containing protein → MNNLQLEAAESSMESEHTVAIRRLNDAFRQSFTGGRVTLTAGVGALPDRVRAEVIAAVRTFDRFDADNDPYGEHDFGVVDIGEVRAFWKIDPYDRSLRLHSPDAADPAVTVRVLTLMLAEEY, encoded by the coding sequence ATGAACAATCTTCAGCTTGAGGCGGCCGAGAGCAGCATGGAATCCGAGCACACGGTCGCGATCCGGCGCCTGAACGATGCCTTCCGCCAGAGCTTCACCGGCGGGCGCGTCACCCTGACGGCCGGGGTCGGTGCGCTGCCCGACCGCGTGCGGGCCGAGGTCATCGCGGCGGTGCGGACCTTCGATCGGTTTGACGCTGACAATGATCCCTACGGCGAGCACGATTTCGGCGTCGTCGACATTGGCGAGGTGCGCGCGTTCTGGAAGATCGACCCCTACGACCGCTCGCTACGCCTGCACTCGCCCGATGCGGCCGACCCGGCCGTTACGGTGCGCGTGCTGACCCTCATGCTTGCCGAGGAGTACTGA